ATCGCCTGGACCCCGGTGCTCGACATCGGCGGCCGGCGTCACCCGATCATGAAGGGACGCACCGTGATCGGCCGCGGCAGCGAGGCGGACATCACGATCGACGACTCGGGCGCCAGTCGCAAGCACGTCGAGGTGCAGTGGGACGGACGCCGGGCGCGGGTGCGCGACCTCGGGTCGACCAACGGCACCCAGCTGAACGGCGACGCCGTGCGCGAGGCGATCCTCGAGCCCGACTCGGTGATCACCGTCGGCCGTTCCCGCATCGTGTTCCGGGTGCTCGCCCAGGCCGCGCCCTCGGCCGGCGGCGGTGCCCCTCAGACCAAGCGCCACGACATGAACGGGTTCTGGGGGCCCGCTGAATGAGCGAACTCACCCTCCTGGTCCTGCAGCTGTCGTTCCTCGCGCTGATGTGGATCTTCGTCTTCTCGATCGTGTGGGCGCTGCGCAGCGATCTCTTCGGCCAGCGCGTGCGCAAGCTCCAGACGGCGGATGCCTCCGGGTCCAACGCTCCCCCGACGCCGCCGCGCGGCACCGACGCGCCCCGCGCCGCGGCCGCATCCGCCGCCGCGGCCGCATCCGGCGACATCGCGACCACCGACAATGCGTCGAAGCTCGTCATCACGTCGGGCGCGAAGGCCGGCAGCGAGTTCCCGCTCGGTCGCGACGAGATCACGATCGGCCGTTCGAGCGACTCGTCGATCATCATCCGCGACGACTACACCTCCAACCACCACGCCCGGCTCATGCTCTGGAGCAACCAGTGGATGATCCAGGACCTCGACTCCACGAATGGGACGTTC
This portion of the Agromyces rhizosphaerae genome encodes:
- a CDS encoding FHA domain-containing protein FhaB/FipA encodes the protein MSELTLLVLQLSFLALMWIFVFSIVWALRSDLFGQRVRKLQTADASGSNAPPTPPRGTDAPRAAAASAAAAASGDIATTDNASKLVITSGAKAGSEFPLGRDEITIGRSSDSSIIIRDDYTSNHHARLMLWSNQWMIQDLDSTNGTFLNGSRVTVPAAVPLGTTVKVGATTFELRR